From Sebaldella sp. S0638, the proteins below share one genomic window:
- a CDS encoding solute carrier family 23 protein, producing MKGSILIGIVITTILGIITGQVHMPSTFYSLPPSIIPLAFKMDIIGTLKISLIVPIFSLMFVDLFDSLGSIIACANEAGFVDNDGNIPKIDKILKADAFATTIGAAIGTSSTTTFVESATGIAEGGRTGLTSIVVAFLFGISLFFSPLIQVVPKFATAPALIIVGIHMFKNLLDIELNKVEVAIPCFLTILLMPLTYSISTGIAFGIVSYVIISICTGKIKEIPITTWFISILSLISIVL from the coding sequence ATAAAAGGAAGTATTTTAATTGGGATAGTCATTACCACAATTTTAGGGATAATTACAGGACAGGTACATATGCCATCTACATTCTATTCATTACCCCCTAGTATTATACCACTTGCTTTTAAAATGGATATTATAGGTACACTAAAAATTTCACTTATCGTTCCAATTTTTTCATTAATGTTTGTAGATTTATTTGATTCTCTGGGAAGCATAATTGCATGCGCAAATGAAGCGGGGTTTGTAGATAATGATGGAAATATACCAAAAATAGATAAAATTTTAAAAGCTGATGCTTTTGCAACGACAATAGGTGCAGCCATAGGTACTAGTAGCACAACTACATTTGTAGAATCTGCTACTGGAATTGCAGAAGGGGGAAGAACTGGACTTACTTCTATAGTTGTTGCATTTTTATTTGGAATATCATTATTTTTTTCTCCTCTTATACAGGTAGTTCCAAAATTCGCTACAGCACCAGCACTCATTATTGTAGGCATACATATGTTTAAAAACCTTCTTGATATAGAACTAAATAAAGTAGAAGTTGCTATTCCTTGTTTTCTAACAATACTTTTAATGCCACTTACATATAGCATTAGTACTGGAATCGCTTTTGGTATAGTTTCTTATGTTATTATTAGTATATGTACTGGAAAAATAAAAGAAATACCAATTACTACCTGGTTTATTTCTATATTATCACTTATAAGTATAGTTTTATAG
- a CDS encoding solute carrier family 23 protein: protein MFNKFFHLEKNKTTFKQEVIAGFTTFFTMAYIIFVNPIVLEGLGMPKAPLITTTCLAAIVGTLLVGLWANLPLAMAPGMGLNAFFTALVVNSNGSLNWEIALGVVFLSGLLFTVLTFTGFREKVIIAIPFQLRLAIGAGIGLFIAFIGLQDLKLVVGDPFTIIRKLNFIVPENKVFLTPLILGLTGFIIMGVL, encoded by the coding sequence TTGTTCAATAAATTTTTTCATTTAGAAAAAAATAAAACTACTTTTAAACAAGAAGTTATTGCAGGATTTACTACATTTTTCACAATGGCATATATTATTTTTGTTAATCCTATAGTTCTAGAAGGGTTGGGAATGCCGAAAGCTCCATTAATTACTACTACATGTTTAGCAGCTATTGTGGGAACTTTACTTGTTGGCTTATGGGCAAATTTACCTTTAGCCATGGCACCAGGAATGGGGCTTAATGCATTTTTTACTGCCTTGGTAGTAAACTCAAATGGGTCTTTAAACTGGGAAATTGCTTTAGGAGTAGTTTTTTTATCAGGATTATTATTTACAGTTCTAACTTTTACAGGATTTAGAGAGAAAGTAATTATCGCCATTCCATTTCAATTAAGGCTTGCAATTGGAGCGGGAATTGGTCTTTTTATAGCATTTATAGGACTTCAGGATTTAAAATTAGTTGTAGGGGATCCATTTACAATAATTAGAAAACTCAACTTTATAGTTCCAGAAAATAAAGTGTTTCTTACTCCACTTATTTTAGGACTGACAGGTTTTATTATCATGGGAGTGCTTTAA
- a CDS encoding amidohydrolase translates to MEKLTAFNKRKFFYFLMIFFVLFPVVHSDTISEYEKIQENIDKDEKRLVEIFKDIHANPELGFQENRTANIVDTEFKNLGYQTITGIGKTGVAAIMKNGDGPIVMYRADMDGLAVKETTGLPYASTKVGKLEGVDGAELPLMHACGHDAHVTWMLGAAKVMSENKDKWKGTLVFIAQPAEEPGLGARAMVEDNMYKKGVPKPDYLIGMHTAPIPVGTYVAVPGARMAGMDQIDVVFNGVGGHGSAPQVAKDPVIMSAIAVTSYQSIVSRAIDPQNAAVLTVGSIQAGTENNVIPASSLVKINLRWFNENDRNIMVNGIQRINEGIAFSYGLNKDMYPKMIRKGWAAPLVNDKELTERIERALQSNIKGIENLKNYPPAMGSEDFHHLVLDNTKHIYSYILVGVADPKVFEKAQKEGKPFPYFNHNGNFMVDLKAISYGVKIASISLLDVFNNK, encoded by the coding sequence ATGGAAAAATTAACAGCTTTTAATAAAAGGAAATTTTTCTATTTTTTGATGATATTTTTTGTATTATTTCCAGTAGTACATTCAGATACAATATCTGAATATGAAAAAATACAGGAGAATATTGATAAAGATGAGAAAAGACTGGTTGAAATTTTTAAGGATATCCATGCTAATCCGGAACTGGGGTTTCAAGAAAATAGAACAGCAAATATAGTAGATACAGAGTTTAAAAATTTAGGATATCAAACAATAACAGGAATAGGAAAGACAGGTGTGGCAGCAATTATGAAAAACGGGGATGGTCCAATTGTAATGTATCGAGCAGATATGGATGGACTGGCTGTTAAAGAGACAACTGGTCTGCCTTATGCCAGCACTAAGGTAGGTAAATTGGAAGGTGTCGATGGAGCAGAGCTCCCGTTAATGCATGCTTGTGGTCATGATGCCCATGTTACCTGGATGCTTGGAGCAGCAAAAGTTATGTCTGAAAATAAGGATAAGTGGAAAGGAACATTAGTTTTCATAGCACAGCCAGCTGAAGAACCAGGTTTAGGCGCTCGTGCCATGGTAGAAGATAATATGTACAAAAAAGGAGTTCCAAAACCGGATTATTTAATAGGGATGCATACAGCCCCAATACCAGTAGGAACATATGTTGCGGTTCCGGGAGCAAGAATGGCAGGAATGGATCAAATTGATGTAGTTTTTAACGGAGTAGGCGGTCATGGTTCAGCTCCCCAGGTAGCGAAAGATCCTGTTATAATGTCAGCAATAGCAGTAACATCTTATCAGTCAATAGTAAGTCGTGCAATAGATCCTCAAAATGCAGCAGTGTTAACAGTGGGATCAATACAGGCAGGAACAGAAAACAATGTAATACCAGCCTCTTCATTAGTAAAAATAAATTTGAGGTGGTTTAATGAAAATGATAGAAATATAATGGTTAACGGTATCCAAAGAATAAATGAGGGGATAGCATTTTCCTATGGATTAAATAAGGACATGTATCCGAAGATGATTAGAAAAGGCTGGGCTGCCCCATTAGTAAATGATAAAGAACTAACAGAAAGAATTGAAAGAGCTCTTCAGAGCAATATAAAGGGGATAGAAAATTTAAAGAATTATCCACCGGCAATGGGCTCAGAAGACTTTCATCATTTAGTTCTTGATAATACCAAACATATATATTCTTATATACTAGTAGGAGTAGCAGATCCGAAAGTTTTTGAAAAAGCTCAGAAAGAAGGAAAACCATTTCCTTATTTTAATCATAACGGGAACTTTATGGTGGACTTAAAAGCAATATCTTACGGGGTAAAAATAGCTTCAATAAGTCTTTTAGATGTTTTCAATAATAAATAA